The following coding sequences lie in one Rutidosis leptorrhynchoides isolate AG116_Rl617_1_P2 chromosome 4, CSIRO_AGI_Rlap_v1, whole genome shotgun sequence genomic window:
- the LOC139841599 gene encoding uncharacterized protein, with the protein MMRGYIYNQTELNNVILYKISELYHNHQNLILNLEKDLGTLSKQLAIRETGTLPSNTLENPRGSLEIQAITTRSGKTTQDPVMPNQEENHEPLKETSNEEIVSNTPSKTTAPPKHVKPLEPIPYPQQLRKAKQQKRLEDFANMFNKINVNIPLIDLLKENPHYRKCLKTLLSNKGKDVENSSRFIIKECKDIFQKFDIPEKLGDAGSITVPCSFNDSKIYQALADMGAIINLMPYSLYKRLGLGELTPTRMSICLADSSFNYPMGIAENIPVKIDRFTFLADFVVLEMKENDKIPIILGRPFLRTAAFEFQMQTKTYSLGIGDNRITLNNHLELDLTCPMIKYVETCIEEEFDEFLSMDIDEFLFEIKEENLNDEFAELMKDEMNELIEEEHEPITDELRIKHSLEAPPKLELKELPSHLEYVFLKDNFEFPVIISSELSKNQKDQLLEVLKKHKKAFAWKTSDILRIDPTFCTHKILLEENAKPVIQRQRRLNPNMEEVIKKEVLKLLDA; encoded by the coding sequence ATGATGCGAGGATATATTTATAATCAGACAGAATTAAATAAtgttattttgtataaaatctCTGAGCTATATCATAATCATCAAAATTTGATACTTAATTTGGAAAAAGATTTAGGAACCTTATCTAAACAGTTAGCTATTAGGGAAACTGGAACGTTACCATCTAATACATTAGAAAATCCAAGGGGAAGTTTAGAAATACAAGCTATAACTACTAGGAGTGGAAAAACAACACAAGATCCTGTTATGCCCAATCAAGAAGAAAATCATGAGCCACTTAAGGAAACTAGTAACGAAGAAATTGTTAGTAATACCCCTTCTAAAACAACTGCACCACCTAAACATGTTAAGCCCTTAGAACCCATTCCATACCCTCAACAACTAAGGAAAGCTAAACAACAAAAACGTTTAGAGGATTTCGCAAATATGTTTAATAAGATAAACGTTAATATCCCTTTGATAGACTTATTAAAAGAGAATCCACATTACAGGAAATGTTTGAAAACTTTATTATCTAACAAAGGCAAAGACGTTGAAAATTCTTCTAGGTTTATTATTAAAGAATGTAAAGATATTTTTCAAAAATTTGATATACCCGAAAAGCTAGGAGATGCAGGAAGTATTACTGTCCCATGCTCATTTAATGATTCTAAAATATATCAAGCATTGGCAGATATGGGTGCtattataaatttaatgccatattcactatataaAAGACTAGGTCTAGGAGAATTAACTCCCACTAGAATGTCTATTTGCTTGGCCGATAGTTCTTTTAATTACCCAATGGGAATAGCCGAAAACATACCCGTAAAAATTGATAGATTCACTTTTCTCGCCGATTTCGTTGTTTTAGAAATGAAAGAAAATGATAAAATTCCAATAATATTAGGTAGACCATTTCTAAGAACTGCCGCTTTCGAATTTCAAATGCAAACTAAAACATATAGTTTGGGAATAGGAGACAATAGAATTACTTTGAATAATCATCTTGAACTAGATCTTACTTGTCCGATGATAAAATATGTAGAAACATGTATTGAAGAAGAATTTGATGAATTTTTATCAATGGATATAGATGAATTTTTGTTTGAAATAAAAGAAGAAAATCTTAATGATGAATTCGCAGAATTAATGAAAGatgaaatgaatgaattaatagaaGAGGAGCATGAACCAATAACTGATGAATTAAGAATAAAACACTCTCTTGAAGCACCACCAAAACTAGAACTTAAAGAATTACCCTCTCATTTAGAATATGTTTTCCTAAAAGATAACTTCGAATTTCCCGTCATCATTTCCTCCGAATTATCTAAAAATCAAAAAGATCAACTCTTAGAAGTTCTAAAAAAACATAAAAAGGCTTTCGCTTGGAAAACTTCTGATATTCTGAGAATTGATCCCACCttctgtactcataagattctattaGAAGAAAACGCAAAACCCGTAATCCAAAGACAAAGACGCCTAAACCCTAATATGGAAGAAGTCATAAAAAAGGAAGTTTTAAAATTATTAGACGCATGA